A window from Methanobacterium formicicum DSM 3637 encodes these proteins:
- the rrp4 gene encoding exosome complex RNA-binding protein Rrp4 translates to MLLVEDKQIVIPGEILAEGDYHSGRGTFKEEDKVCSSLVGLVAVRDKKISVIPLQSKYIPKRGDVVIGKVSDIRFSMWNLDINSPYSGILPAAEVFGKEKRDLNRAFNVGDVLFLRVVDVDEVKKVKLGLKGRGLGKFRGGILINITPTKVPRLIGKKGSMINMIKDQTRCEVVVGQNGVVWVKGKPEMERVVQKVVKTIEEEAHTSGLTDRIRDMLLELLGEKTEKPDTKKPDTKEEDEYEEELIQ, encoded by the coding sequence GTGTTATTAGTAGAAGATAAACAGATAGTAATTCCGGGTGAGATCTTAGCAGAAGGGGACTATCACTCAGGAAGAGGAACTTTCAAGGAAGAAGACAAGGTATGCTCTTCTCTGGTCGGCCTGGTGGCTGTTAGGGATAAAAAAATCAGTGTCATACCATTACAGAGTAAATACATTCCTAAAAGGGGAGACGTGGTTATTGGTAAAGTATCTGATATCCGCTTTTCCATGTGGAACCTGGACATAAACTCACCTTACTCTGGAATATTACCTGCAGCAGAAGTTTTCGGTAAGGAAAAAAGAGACTTAAACCGGGCTTTCAATGTGGGAGATGTACTTTTCCTGCGCGTGGTGGATGTTGACGAAGTTAAAAAGGTAAAACTTGGTCTCAAAGGTAGAGGACTTGGTAAATTCCGTGGAGGAATCCTCATAAACATTACCCCCACCAAGGTGCCCCGACTCATAGGTAAAAAAGGATCCATGATCAACATGATCAAAGACCAGACCAGATGTGAAGTAGTGGTAGGTCAAAATGGAGTAGTCTGGGTTAAAGGAAAACCAGAGATGGAAAGAGTGGTGCAGAAGGTTGTTAAAACCATCGAAGAAGAAGCACACACATCTGGCCTCACTGACAGGATAAGGGACATGTTACTGGAACTTCTCGGTGAAAAAACCGAAAAACCAGATACTAAAAAACCAGATACAAAAGAAGAAGATGAATATGAGGAAGAATTGATTCAGTAA
- the rrp41 gene encoding exosome complex exonuclease Rrp41 codes for MTSATKKRPDGRAFDELRPLKIEAGVLERADGSAYVEIGDNKVLAAVYGPRELHVRRLLKPNMAILRCRYNMAPFSVDDRKRPGPDRRSVEISKITTEALNPAVFLEKFPRSTIDIFIEVIQAEGGTRCAGITAASVALADAGIPMRDMVSACAAGKADGQVIMDLSEWEDKEGEADLPIAMMPRTGDITLLQMDGHLTDDEFEKALDLAIKGCKIISEEQKKAIKNRYGD; via the coding sequence ATAACTTCTGCCACTAAAAAAAGACCAGATGGAAGGGCTTTTGATGAACTGAGGCCCTTGAAAATAGAAGCAGGAGTCCTGGAAAGAGCCGATGGATCTGCATACGTGGAAATCGGCGATAACAAGGTCCTAGCAGCTGTTTATGGTCCCAGAGAACTGCACGTACGCAGATTATTAAAACCTAACATGGCCATACTGCGCTGCCGATACAACATGGCACCATTTTCGGTGGATGACCGGAAAAGACCAGGACCAGACCGCAGATCAGTGGAAATATCCAAGATAACTACAGAAGCCCTTAACCCTGCAGTTTTCCTGGAAAAATTCCCCAGATCAACAATTGACATTTTCATAGAAGTCATTCAAGCAGAAGGTGGAACCCGATGTGCAGGTATAACCGCAGCCTCCGTGGCACTGGCCGATGCAGGCATACCCATGCGGGACATGGTATCCGCCTGTGCAGCTGGTAAAGCTGATGGACAGGTTATCATGGACCTATCAGAATGGGAAGATAAGGAAGGAGAAGCTGACTTACCAATAGCCATGATGCCACGCACCGGGGACATAACCCTGCTACAGATGGATGGACACCTCACTGACGATGAATTCGAAAAGGCACTGGATCTAGCTATAAAAGGATGTAAAATCATCAGCGAAGAACAGAAAAAAGCCATAAAGAACAGGTACGGTGATTAA
- the rrp42 gene encoding exosome complex protein Rrp42: MVQSIVPEIIRESVANLIKNGERADGRALDQYREVTIETGVIKKAEGSARVKIGNTQIIVGAKPQIGEPFPDTPNVGVLITNSELVPMAAPNFEAGPPNETSVELSRVTDRCVREGKVVDLEKLVIIPGKKVWMIFLDLHVIDYDGNLMDAAVLGSVAALMNTKIPSTTIEDDEVVIDYETMVPIPIAEQPLMCTLAKIGGELVADPSLEEDDVLDARISIGVRVDGSICAMQKGGSVPLTREEILKAVKIAQTKTKELREFIPKA; the protein is encoded by the coding sequence ATGGTACAAAGCATAGTTCCAGAGATCATAAGGGAAAGTGTTGCTAACCTCATCAAGAACGGAGAAAGAGCAGACGGAAGAGCCCTGGACCAGTACCGGGAAGTGACAATTGAAACCGGTGTCATTAAAAAAGCAGAAGGTTCCGCCCGGGTTAAAATAGGTAACACCCAGATAATAGTGGGTGCCAAACCCCAGATCGGTGAACCATTCCCTGACACACCCAACGTGGGTGTTTTAATAACCAACTCTGAACTCGTACCCATGGCAGCCCCTAACTTCGAAGCAGGACCTCCCAATGAAACTTCAGTGGAACTGTCCAGAGTAACCGACCGCTGTGTAAGGGAAGGGAAAGTAGTGGACCTGGAAAAACTGGTCATCATCCCTGGAAAGAAAGTCTGGATGATATTCCTGGACCTGCACGTAATTGATTACGATGGCAACCTCATGGATGCCGCAGTTCTGGGTAGTGTAGCTGCCCTGATGAATACCAAAATCCCAAGCACAACCATTGAGGATGATGAAGTTGTAATTGACTATGAAACCATGGTTCCAATTCCAATCGCAGAACAACCCCTCATGTGCACCCTGGCCAAGATCGGTGGAGAACTAGTGGCAGATCCTTCCCTGGAAGAAGATGATGTCCTGGATGCCAGAATATCCATAGGTGTGCGAGTCGATGGAAGTATCTGCGCCATGCAAAAAGGTGGATCAGTACCACTCACACGTGAAGAAATTTTGAAAGCTGTTAAAATAGCTCAAACCAAGACTAAAGAACTTCGTGAGTTCATCCCCAAAGCATAA
- the rpl37A gene encoding 50S ribosomal protein L37Ae — protein sequence MARTKKVGVTGRFGARYGRKAKRTVKSIEDNMKKNHTCPKCDRPGVKRTAAGIWKCRKCGAVFTGGAYMPNTPMGKTATRNIKRIVGGL from the coding sequence ATGGCAAGAACTAAAAAAGTAGGAGTAACCGGAAGATTCGGAGCCCGGTACGGTAGGAAAGCTAAAAGAACCGTAAAAAGCATCGAAGACAACATGAAGAAGAATCACACCTGTCCTAAATGTGATCGACCTGGAGTTAAACGGACCGCAGCAGGAATATGGAAATGCCGCAAATGCGGAGCAGTATTCACTGGCGGAGCATACATGCCCAACACCCCAATGGGTAAAACCGCTACCAGGAACATTAAGAGGATTGTTGGAGGTTTATAA
- a CDS encoding DNA-directed RNA polymerase subunit P: MYKCDKCGTLVDIKGYTESKCPSCRYRILFKEIPPVRRQVQAR; the protein is encoded by the coding sequence TTGTATAAATGTGATAAATGTGGTACACTGGTAGATATCAAAGGTTACACAGAATCCAAGTGTCCCAGCTGCCGTTACCGGATACTCTTCAAGGAGATCCCCCCGGTCAGGCGACAAGTACAAGCCAGATAA
- a CDS encoding Brix domain-containing protein — MLITTSRKPSQRTRTFCRGLERVLKARCVNRGKMSLRDVFLKAKEMETDRVAVVFERNGNPNRMDFYQDGELFISLLITVDFSLPKGRMEKDNLCIRCEVDELKDLSTEIFAIPPEDSITDLQGKNHDCNLLLIRTSKQKSRPLIEFFDGKGQATGPRIYLQEWKLAGDEDKSS; from the coding sequence ATGTTAATTACCACTTCCCGAAAACCATCCCAGAGGACCCGAACATTCTGCCGAGGTCTTGAACGAGTATTAAAAGCTCGCTGCGTAAACCGTGGTAAAATGAGCCTCAGGGATGTCTTTTTAAAGGCAAAGGAAATGGAAACCGACAGGGTGGCTGTGGTATTTGAAAGAAACGGAAACCCCAACCGGATGGATTTCTACCAGGATGGAGAACTATTCATCAGTCTACTGATAACCGTGGACTTTTCCCTCCCCAAGGGAAGAATGGAAAAGGATAACCTCTGCATCCGCTGTGAAGTGGATGAGTTAAAAGATCTATCCACGGAAATATTTGCAATTCCCCCTGAAGATTCCATAACGGATTTGCAGGGGAAAAATCATGATTGCAACCTTCTACTCATCAGAACCAGCAAACAGAAATCCAGACCTTTAATTGAATTTTTCGATGGAAAAGGCCAGGCCACTGGGCCACGCATTTACCTTCAGGAATGGAAACTAGCAGGTGATGAGGATAAAAGCTCTTAA
- a CDS encoding KEOPS complex subunit Pcc1 has product MRIKALKQVESRIELEFPSSSDAEIVLRAIEPEISGSPSERTSTEIESEGNILKISITAQDTTSLRASLNSYLRWVMLSNEILELKNLKN; this is encoded by the coding sequence ATGAGGATAAAAGCTCTTAAACAGGTTGAAAGTCGGATTGAACTTGAATTTCCATCATCTAGTGATGCAGAAATCGTTCTTCGGGCTATTGAACCAGAAATCAGTGGATCACCCTCGGAGCGAACCAGTACTGAGATTGAATCTGAGGGTAACATTCTAAAGATCTCAATCACTGCACAGGACACAACATCCCTTAGAGCATCCCTGAATTCATACCTGAGATGGGTAATGCTTTCCAACGAGATCCTAGAATTAAAAAATTTAAAGAATTAA